The following proteins are encoded in a genomic region of Drosophila miranda strain MSH22 chromosome 4, D.miranda_PacBio2.1, whole genome shotgun sequence:
- the LOC108161848 gene encoding uncharacterized protein LOC108161848 — translation MRRIVFQLRSSAPIQNSTMARVSIKTEGVLQRCPKQVVDQGQWLLNLYVKLPMLLMHSNGVAGAVSGVAEYLANVELKLLCGVEESQATAITIESETTTPTPSSKVFACLYSTLNERWAVASRRRTFIPYALPQTESYPISPRQTESYPNITEAYSRQTESYPSQTESYLSRTEAHPLQDSHLTSHRHPSTWPSTPRTLTMATKEGATRSTRC, via the exons ATGCGGCGCATAGTCTTCCAGCTGAGGAGCTCCGCACCTATACAGAATTCTACAATGGCGAGGGTCTCTATAAAAACTGAGGGCGTGCTGCAGCGATGTCCTAAGCAGGTTGTGGACCAAGGCCAATGGCTACTTAATTTGTACGTGAAGCTGCCTATGTTGCTGATGCACAGCAACGGAGTCGCTGGAGCTGTTTCAGGTGTCGCCGAATATCTTGCAAATGTAGAATTAA AGCTACTTTGTGGGGTGGAGGAAAGCCAGGCCACGGCGATAACTATCGAATCAGAGACCACCACACCCACACCATCTAGTAAGGTGTTTGCCTGCTTGTACTCAACGCTCAATGAGCGCTGGGCTGTAGCTTCGAGACGC CGGACTTTTATACCCTACGCTTTGCCACAAACCGAGTCGTATCCGATTTCCCCCCGCCAGACGGAGTCCTATCCAAACATTACCGAGGCGTATTCGAGACAGACCGAGTCTTATCCCAGCCAGACAGAATCGTATCTCAGTAGGACAGAAGCGCACCCATTGCAAGATTCACACCTAACAAGCCATCGTCATCCTTCAACCTGGCCATCGACACCAAGGACTTTGACTATGGCAACCAAGGAAGGGGCTACGCGGTCTACTAGATGCTAG